The following are encoded together in the Streptomyces sp. NBC_01465 genome:
- a CDS encoding M23 family metallopeptidase has protein sequence MSFALAAPARRTRVLAGFVVAGASASLVATAIPAAAAPAAKSKGSAPVEADLGTGYRTPGGWAAGYHTGIDFPVSSGTKIKAVNAGTVVTSGWQGSYGNAVIIKHKDGVYTLSAHLTSTSVSAGQKVKAGQKIGLSGTTGNSTGPHLHFEARSSNSYGAHVDPVAYLKRIGVNL, from the coding sequence ATGTCCTTCGCCCTTGCCGCCCCCGCCCGCCGCACCCGTGTCCTCGCCGGCTTCGTTGTCGCCGGGGCCTCCGCTTCCCTCGTGGCCACGGCGATCCCCGCAGCTGCGGCCCCGGCCGCCAAGAGCAAGGGCTCCGCTCCGGTCGAGGCCGACCTCGGCACCGGCTACCGCACCCCGGGCGGCTGGGCCGCCGGCTACCACACCGGCATCGACTTCCCGGTCTCGTCGGGTACGAAGATCAAGGCCGTGAACGCCGGCACCGTCGTCACGTCGGGCTGGCAGGGCTCGTACGGCAATGCTGTGATCATCAAGCACAAGGACGGCGTGTACACCCTCTCCGCCCATCTGACCTCGACCTCTGTTTCCGCAGGTCAGAAGGTCAAGGCCGGTCAGAAGATCGGGCTGTCCGGGACCACTGGAAACTCGACCGGACCGCACCTCCACTTCGAGGCCCGCTCCAGCAACAGCTACGGCGCCCACGTCGACCCGGTCGCCTACCTCAAGCGCATCGGCGTCAACCTGTAA
- the rsgA gene encoding ribosome small subunit-dependent GTPase A, which produces MSNASFHTSSLSSTTAQHPLAAHGWDQGWADAFSPYAEQGLVPGRVVRVDRGQCDVITPDGLVRADTEFVVPRDPMKVVCTGDWCAVDRAGDPRYVRTLLPRRTAFVRSTSSKRSEGQILAANVDHAIIAVSLAVELDLGRIERFLALAWESGAQPLVVLTKADLVPDATGLSYLVEDVETAAPGVQVLPVSSATGDGVDVLGAIVGGGTSVLLGVSGAGKSTLANALLGEQVMEVQATRDADGKGRHTTTTRNLLVMPSGGVLIDTPGLRGVGLWDAETGVGQVFSEIEEFAAECRFHDCAHEAEPGCAVLAALDDGVLPVRRLESYRKLLRENQRIVAKTDARMRAEIRKDWKAKGAEGRAAMEAKRGKVRKP; this is translated from the coding sequence TTGTCCAACGCTTCGTTCCACACGTCTTCTCTCTCCTCCACCACCGCTCAGCACCCCCTCGCCGCGCACGGCTGGGACCAGGGCTGGGCCGACGCTTTCTCCCCGTACGCCGAGCAGGGCCTGGTGCCCGGCCGTGTCGTACGGGTCGACCGCGGCCAGTGCGACGTCATCACTCCCGACGGGCTCGTACGGGCCGACACCGAATTCGTGGTGCCGCGCGACCCGATGAAGGTCGTGTGCACCGGTGACTGGTGCGCCGTCGACCGGGCCGGGGATCCCCGGTACGTAAGGACGCTGCTGCCGCGGCGTACCGCCTTCGTCCGCTCCACGTCGTCCAAGCGCTCCGAGGGCCAGATCCTCGCGGCCAACGTCGACCACGCGATCATCGCGGTCTCGCTCGCCGTCGAGCTCGACCTCGGCCGCATCGAGCGCTTCCTCGCCCTGGCCTGGGAGTCGGGCGCCCAGCCGCTGGTCGTGCTCACCAAGGCGGACCTGGTGCCGGACGCCACCGGACTCTCGTACCTCGTCGAGGACGTCGAGACCGCGGCTCCCGGTGTGCAGGTGCTGCCCGTCAGTTCGGCCACCGGGGACGGGGTCGACGTACTCGGCGCGATCGTCGGCGGCGGTACGAGCGTGCTGCTCGGCGTCTCCGGCGCCGGGAAGTCCACCCTCGCCAACGCCCTGCTCGGCGAGCAGGTCATGGAGGTGCAGGCCACCCGTGACGCCGACGGCAAGGGCCGGCACACCACCACCACCCGCAACCTCCTGGTGATGCCCTCCGGGGGCGTGCTCATCGACACCCCCGGGCTGCGCGGCGTCGGGCTCTGGGACGCCGAGACCGGGGTCGGTCAGGTGTTCTCCGAGATCGAGGAGTTCGCCGCCGAGTGCCGGTTCCACGACTGCGCCCACGAGGCGGAGCCGGGGTGCGCGGTGCTCGCTGCCCTCGACGACGGTGTGCTGCCCGTGCGCCGTCTGGAGAGCTACCGCAAGCTGCTCCGCGAGAACCAGCGCATCGTCGCCAAGACCGACGCCCGGATGCGCGCCGAGATCCGCAAGGACTGGAAGGCGAAGGGCGCGGAGGGGCGGGCCGCCATGGAGGCCAAGCGCGGCAAGGTCCGCAAGCCGTGA
- a CDS encoding DNA-3-methyladenine glycosylase 2 family protein, producing the protein MDDETSYEAVSSRDARFDGEFFFAVKTTGIYCRPSCPAVTPKRKNVCFYPTAAAAQGSGFRACRRCRPDAVPGSAAWNVRADTVGRAMRMISDGVVDREGVPGLAGRLGYSARQVQRQLTAEVGAGPVALARAQRAHTARLLLQTTALPVTEIVFAAGFASVRQFNDTIRQIYARTPTELRAESATPAVLTAAGVPLRLAYRGAYARRETFDLLAGEVIAGIEEIVGEPGARTYRRTLRLPYGSGIAAVDEKSGGRWLEARLHLTDLRDLTTAVQRLRRLLDLDADPYAIDERLGVDPRLAPLVAARPGLRSPGTADPEEFAVRAILGREAAGRLVESRGKVLDRPCGGLTHLFPEAGELGLLGGVRLDPGADRDEAEAALLALDGVSAETAALIRMRALGDPDVALGGEGDDEAWRPWRSYAVRHLTLGRDPSCES; encoded by the coding sequence ATGGACGACGAGACCAGTTACGAAGCGGTGAGCAGCCGCGACGCGCGCTTCGACGGGGAGTTCTTCTTCGCCGTGAAGACCACGGGGATCTACTGCCGGCCGAGTTGCCCGGCCGTGACCCCCAAGCGCAAGAACGTCTGTTTCTACCCGACCGCGGCGGCGGCCCAGGGCTCCGGCTTCCGGGCCTGCCGCCGCTGCCGCCCCGACGCCGTACCGGGGTCGGCCGCATGGAACGTACGGGCCGACACCGTCGGCCGGGCCATGCGCATGATCAGCGACGGTGTCGTCGACCGCGAAGGCGTACCGGGGCTCGCAGGGCGGCTCGGCTACAGCGCCCGCCAGGTGCAGCGTCAGCTGACGGCGGAGGTCGGCGCCGGTCCCGTCGCCCTCGCCCGCGCCCAACGGGCGCACACCGCACGGCTGTTGCTGCAGACCACCGCACTGCCCGTCACGGAGATCGTCTTTGCGGCGGGTTTCGCCAGCGTGAGGCAGTTCAACGACACGATCCGGCAGATCTACGCCCGTACGCCCACTGAGTTGCGCGCCGAGTCCGCCACCCCGGCCGTCCTGACGGCCGCCGGTGTTCCGCTGCGGCTCGCCTACCGGGGCGCCTACGCCCGCCGCGAGACCTTCGACCTGCTCGCCGGCGAGGTGATCGCTGGCATCGAGGAGATCGTCGGGGAACCCGGCGCCCGAACCTACCGGCGCACCCTGCGGCTCCCGTACGGCTCGGGGATCGCCGCCGTCGACGAGAAGTCCGGCGGGCGCTGGCTGGAGGCGCGGCTCCACCTCACCGATCTGCGCGATCTCACCACCGCCGTACAGCGCCTGCGCCGCCTCCTCGACCTCGACGCCGACCCGTACGCCATCGACGAACGCCTCGGCGTCGACCCCCGCCTCGCCCCGCTGGTCGCGGCCAGGCCCGGACTGCGGTCGCCCGGCACCGCCGACCCTGAAGAGTTCGCCGTACGGGCGATCCTGGGGCGCGAGGCCGCCGGGCGGCTGGTGGAGAGCCGCGGGAAAGTCCTCGACCGCCCCTGCGGCGGGCTCACCCACCTCTTCCCCGAGGCGGGCGAACTCGGTCTGCTCGGGGGCGTACGGCTGGACCCCGGGGCCGACCGAGACGAGGCGGAAGCGGCGCTGCTCGCCCTGGACGGGGTGAGCGCGGAGACCGCCGCGCTGATCCGGATGCGGGCCCTCGGCGACCCCGACGTCGCACTCGGGGGCGAGGGCGACGACGAGGCGTGGCGGCCGTGGCGGTCGTACGCCGTACGGCATCTCACGCTTGGTCGAGACCCCAGCTGTGAATCTTGA
- a CDS encoding PPOX class F420-dependent oxidoreductase: MSEFSEAERAYLTSQRLGRLATVDPKGQPQANPVGFFPQDDGTVLIGGYALGTTKKWRNLQANPKVALVVDDVVSLKPWTVRGVEIRGEAELLTGPHELGPHFSEELIRIHPLKIHSWGLDQA, encoded by the coding sequence ATGAGCGAATTCAGCGAGGCGGAACGCGCGTACCTCACGTCCCAGCGACTGGGACGCCTGGCGACGGTCGACCCCAAGGGGCAGCCGCAGGCCAATCCGGTCGGTTTCTTCCCGCAGGACGACGGCACCGTCCTGATCGGCGGCTATGCCCTGGGGACAACTAAGAAGTGGCGCAACCTCCAGGCCAACCCGAAGGTCGCCCTGGTCGTCGACGACGTGGTGAGCCTCAAGCCGTGGACCGTGCGCGGTGTGGAGATCCGCGGCGAGGCCGAACTGCTCACCGGGCCGCACGAGTTGGGGCCGCACTTCAGCGAGGAGCTCATCCGCATCCACCCGCTCAAGATTCACAGCTGGGGTCTCGACCAAGCGTGA